In Argiope bruennichi chromosome X1, qqArgBrue1.1, whole genome shotgun sequence, a single window of DNA contains:
- the LOC129958810 gene encoding thioredoxin domain-containing protein 9-like: MCAQKIEDVILTATKMVEDQIDAEIEKLDRMEDEELQALERKRAAALKKHLKEKEQLLQQGHGAYSELADEKEFFEATKKSNKVVCHFYRSSTMRCAIVDKHLQALAPKHVETRFCKINAESSFFLVQRLNVRVLPTIVLIKDGKTVDYIIGFDDLGGVDDFSTEMMEWRIARAHVINYSGDLSAPPGKNKKPTNPLLRYKPKTIRGGNDDSDSD; this comes from the coding sequence ATGTGTGCACAAAAGATTGAAGATGTCATTTTGACTGCCACAAAAATGGTTGAAGATCAGATAGATGCTGAAATTGAAAAGTTGGATCGGATGGAAGATGAGGAACTCCAAGCCTTGGAGCGGAAAAGAGCtgcagctttaaaaaaacatttaaaagagaaAGAACAATTACTTCAGCAAGGTCATGGTGCTTACTCTGAACTAGCAGATGAAAAGGAGTTTTTTGAAGCTACGAAGAAAAGTAATAAGGTTGTTTGTCACTTTTATCGCAGCAGTACAATGCGTTGTGCAATTGTTGATAAACATTTGCAGGCTTTGGCCCCTAAACATGTCGAAACTAGGTTTTgcaaaataaatgctgaaagctCTTTCTTTTTAGTACAGCGCTTAAATGTTCGAGTACTGCCAACAATAGTACTTATTAAAGATGGAAAAACTGTTGATTACATAATAGGATTTGATGATCTTGGAGGTGTTGATGATTTCTCAACTGAAATGATGGAATGGCGTATTGCTAGGGCACATGTTATAAATTATTCTGGTGACTTATCTGCTCCTccaggtaaaaataaaaaaccaaCAAATCCATTACTGAGATACAAGCCCAAAACCATTCGTGGTGGCAATGATGATAGCGATAGTGACTAA